A stretch of Gallus gallus isolate bGalGal1 chromosome 2, bGalGal1.mat.broiler.GRCg7b, whole genome shotgun sequence DNA encodes these proteins:
- the AHR1A gene encoding aryl hydrocarbon receptor isoform X3: MTDPYVTCNTGKRLRKNMLHADQNRDVFTGIYVPYGDNGFSQPANYYNPDQLPPENSSFMERNFICRLRCLLDNSSGFLAMNFQGRLKFLHGQNKKGKDGAALSPQLALFAVATPLQPPSILEIRTKNFIFRTKHKLDFTPTGCDAKGKIVLGYTEAELCMRGTGYQFIHAADMLYCAENHVRMMKTGESGMTVFRLLTKENRWAWVQANARLVYKNGRPDYIISTQRPLTDEEGAEHLRKRNMKLPFMFATGEAVLYELTFPMSSLSDTSQPRSKTTTGKGGKTTLHGDSVDPNSLLGAMLRQDESVYLCPPASHKLSFERNFFADSRDELSGVVSSDWTDSLLPAGSHNILKQELMECSQDSSVPLPEDSAALFQDNKTNDLYSIMKNLGIDFEDLKCIQQDEEFFKTELSGMDDIGDIDITDEILTYVQDSLNKSDFLYSGCNQQQPLVQNAGCLVQQELDQHQIHQHQKQLMEQQQQQQQQLCQKMKHMQVNGMFTNWSSGTSMPLCSPQQPQQYTFPGMQATAAEFSYKSEVNASPYACRQEFVPYKQPTAMMPQLSNFSQMDFPVAGLDRSAYSASSNLEDFLGCLQQVPENLDCGINSESVMLTPQTCYAGAVSMYQCTQEAQPNCMDQMQYDPMMANQQTLLNKFQNGFNGGNVNEAYPSQLDVISNSQTATHLQPVHHPTEPRSFPDLASSGFM, encoded by the exons ATGACTGATCCTTATGTGACCTGCAATACTGGGAAACGATTGAGGAAAAATATGTTGCATGCAGATCAGAACAGAGATGTTTTTACAGGTATCTACGTGCCATATG GAGATAATGGCTTTTCACAGCCAGCAAACTATTATAACCCAGACCAACTTCCTCCAGAGAATTCTTCCTTTATGGAAAGGAATTTCATCTGCAGATTACGATGTCTCCTGGATAACTCATCTGGGTTTCTG GCTATGAATTTTCAAGGACGATTAAAGTTTCTTCATGGACAGAACAAGAAAGGGAAGGATGGTGCTGCATTGTCTCCTCAGCTGGCTCTGTTTGCAGTAGCTACTCCCCTGCAACCACCTTCCATCCTTGAGATAAGAACCAAAAACTTTAtcttcagaacaaaacacaaactgGATTTCACACCTACTGGCTGTGATGCAAA AGGAAAGATTGTCTTGGGATAcactgaagcagagctgtgtaTGAGAGGAACAGGATACCAGTTCATTCATGCAGCTGATATGCTTTATTGTGCTGAAAATCATGTCCGAA TGATGAAGACGGGTGAGAGTGGAATGACTGTCTTCAGGCTTCTAACCAAAGAAAATCGGTGGGCCTGGGTACAGGCAAATGCACGCCTTGTCTATAAAAATGGAAGACCAGATTACATTATTTCCACACAAAGACCTCTTAC agatgaAGAAGGAGCAGAACATCTACGGAAGCGTAACATGAAGTTGCCCTTCATGTTTGCCACTGGTGAGGCTGTGTTATATGAGCTAACTTTCCCTATGTCCAGCTTATCGGATACCTCTCAGCCAAGGAGTAAAACCACCACAGGAAAAGGAGGCAAAACTACATTACATGGGGATTCTGTGGATCCAAACTCCCTCCTAGGTGCCATGTTAAGGCAAGATGAGTCTGTGTATCTCTGTCCTCCAGCATCACACAAACTTTCCTTTGAGCGGAACTTCTTTGCAGACAGCAGGGATGAACTGAGTGGTGTTGTTAGCAGTGACTGGACAGATAGCCTCCTACCTGCTGGAAGTCACAATATTCTCAAGCAGGAACTAATGGAGTGTTCCCAGGACAGTAGTGTGCCACTTCCTGAAGACAGTGCAGCGCTCTTTCAagataacaaaacaaatgatttgTACAGCATCATGAAAAATCTGGGTATTGACTTTGAAGATCTAAAGTGTATTCAGCAGGATGAGGagttttttaaaactgaattatcTGGTATGGATGATATTGGGGACATCGACATAACTGATGAAATCCTGACTTATGTGCAGGATTCCTTAAATAAGTCTGACTTCTTATATTCGGGCTGTAAtcagcagcagcccctggtCCAGAATGCTGGTTGCTTGGTACAGCAAGAATTAGATCAGCATCAAATTCATCAGCATCAGAAACAGCtcatggagcagcagcaacagcaacagcagcagctctgtcagaaaatgaaacatatgCAAGTCAATGGGATGTTCACAAATTGGAGCTCTGGCACCAGCATGCCTCTTTGCTCACcgcagcagccccagcaatACACGTTCCCTGGCATGCAAGCCACTGCTGCTGAGTTTTCTTACAAATCAGAAGTAAACGCTTCACCTTATGCATGTAGGCAAGAATTTGTTCCTTACAAGCAACCCACAGCAATGATGCCTCAGCTTTCTAACTTTTCCCAAATGGATTTCCCTGTAGCAGGTCTTGACAGATCAGCCTATTCTGCTTCTTCCAACTTGGAGGATTTTCTTGGTTGTTTGCAGCAGGTCCCTGAAAACCTTGACTGTGGGATAAATTCTGAGTCGGTTATGCTAACCCCCCAAACATGTTATGCAGGTGCCGTTTCTATGTACCAGTGCACACAAGAAGCACAGCCAAACTGCATGGATCAAATGCAATATGATCCCATGATGGCAAATCAGCAAACATTGTTAAACAAG tTCCAAAATGGCTTCAATGGAGGAAATGTAAATGAAGCATATCCCTCTCAGTTAGATGTGATAAGTAATTCACAGACTGCCACACATCTTCAACCCGTTCATCATCCAACAGAGCCCAGATCCTTCCCAGATTTGGCATCTAGTGGATTTATGTAA